Proteins from a genomic interval of Desulfurobacterium sp. TC5-1:
- the purB gene encoding adenylosuccinate lyase, whose protein sequence is MIARYSLPEMSSVWDLQNKYRTWLKVEIAATKAWVELGKVPEEALKTIEEKTKEYIEGKKEFDINRINEIESITNHDVIAFLTYIKEIVGDAAKYLHFGMTSSDMLDTAFAIQIKEAGEILLKDIDRILEAIKRRALEHKYTVMIGRTHGIHAEPITFGLKLAIWYEEMKRNRERLEAAVKRAAVGKISGAVGTYANIDPRVEEIACRELGIGHAKVSNQVVQRDRHAEFLNTLGLIASSIEQFATEIRHLQRTEVREVEEPFRKGQKGSSAMPHKRNPILSERLCGLARVVRSASIVGMENIALWHERDISHSSTERTSFVDACIALDYMLQKFEWLISNLTVYPENMMKNLNLLKGLVFSQRVLLTLIEKGGLTREEAYAIVQENAMKVWAEGAEFKELLKNDERVKKVLTDEEIEDIFDLSYHTKHVDYIFNRVFG, encoded by the coding sequence ATGATAGCACGTTACTCACTTCCAGAAATGAGCTCTGTCTGGGATTTACAGAACAAATACAGAACATGGCTAAAGGTTGAGATCGCCGCAACGAAAGCATGGGTTGAACTTGGCAAAGTTCCTGAAGAAGCACTTAAAACAATTGAAGAAAAGACAAAAGAGTACATAGAAGGCAAAAAAGAATTTGACATCAACAGGATAAATGAGATTGAATCTATAACAAACCACGATGTTATAGCATTTTTAACCTACATAAAAGAAATAGTCGGTGATGCTGCCAAGTATTTACACTTTGGTATGACATCCTCAGACATGCTTGACACTGCATTTGCGATCCAAATAAAAGAGGCTGGCGAAATACTCCTGAAGGACATAGATAGAATCCTTGAGGCAATAAAAAGAAGAGCTCTTGAGCACAAATACACCGTAATGATAGGAAGAACTCACGGCATACACGCAGAACCTATAACGTTTGGTCTCAAATTAGCTATCTGGTACGAAGAGATGAAAAGAAACAGAGAAAGGCTTGAAGCAGCCGTAAAAAGAGCTGCTGTCGGGAAAATTTCTGGTGCTGTTGGAACCTATGCCAACATAGATCCAAGAGTTGAAGAGATAGCCTGCAGAGAGCTCGGCATAGGTCATGCAAAGGTTTCAAACCAGGTAGTCCAAAGAGACAGACACGCTGAATTCTTAAACACATTAGGTCTCATTGCAAGCTCTATAGAACAATTTGCAACAGAGATAAGACATCTTCAAAGAACAGAAGTAAGAGAAGTGGAAGAACCGTTCAGAAAAGGCCAAAAAGGCTCTTCTGCAATGCCTCACAAGAGGAATCCTATCCTTTCTGAAAGGCTGTGTGGATTGGCACGCGTCGTGAGAAGTGCTTCTATCGTAGGTATGGAAAATATAGCCCTCTGGCACGAAAGGGACATAAGCCATTCTTCAACAGAAAGAACAAGTTTTGTGGATGCCTGCATAGCTTTAGACTACATGCTCCAGAAATTTGAATGGCTTATATCAAACTTAACAGTCTATCCCGAAAACATGATGAAAAACCTAAATCTTCTCAAAGGACTTGTCTTTTCTCAGAGAGTTCTGCTTACATTGATAGAGAAAGGCGGTCTAACAAGGGAAGAAGCCTATGCAATTGTTCAGGAAAATGCGATGAAAGTATGGGCCGAAGGTGCTGAATTTAAAGAGTTATTGAAGAATGATGAAAGAGTTAAAAAGGTTCTAACAGATGAGGAGATAGAGGACATTTTTGACCTTTCATACCACACAAAGCACGTTGATTACATCTTTAACAGAGTCTTTGGATAA
- a CDS encoding roadblock/LC7 domain-containing protein produces MASKRELLEEVLSSLADSLGSDILGTLVATPDGQVVVSTMVKGGLSAEKLAAMAAAVVGTSERLSKVVEAGDFEDALIRCSSQNILTKKAGRRAILVCVVKSDANVGLLNLEVEDAIERIQSILGA; encoded by the coding sequence ATGGCAAGCAAAAGAGAGTTATTAGAAGAGGTTTTGTCATCTCTTGCCGATTCACTTGGTTCAGATATACTCGGTACCCTCGTTGCAACGCCTGACGGACAGGTTGTCGTTTCAACGATGGTTAAGGGAGGTTTGAGTGCTGAAAAGCTTGCAGCTATGGCGGCTGCTGTTGTTGGTACGTCTGAGAGGCTTTCGAAGGTTGTTGAAGCTGGTGATTTTGAAGATGCACTTATAAGATGTTCTTCCCAGAATATTCTTACTAAGAAAGCCGGAAGAAGGGCTATTCTTGTTTGTGTGGTTAAGTCTGATGCAAATGTTGGACTTTTAAATCTTGAAGTTGAGGATGCCATAGAGAGGATTCAGTCTATTCTTGGTGCTTGA
- a CDS encoding H(2)-dependent methylenetetrahydromethanopterin dehydrogenase-related protein: MKVAVYGFGNQTYYREILKVPETLGGEPPYGGSRMALEFAQAGHEVSLADPRIETIDSSFKQKLIDAGIKLTGDDVEAAKDADVAVLFTPFRSGLTVKIAEKIIPYLGKDAVIATTCTMPVLVLETSVKNILFMEDREDIGFSTLHPAAIPGTPQHTHYFIATNELLEEQIVKPEQIEKLKKLAEDTGKEAYLIPAELISPVGDMGVVATASAAVSALEYYAISKSVLKTTKAMTEFQLAQAFQAVSSIIAKYGIEGLVKFLSTGALKKSLKSMLFDKKVQKVSFAAMDFLENISDVEAVIGSLDGIASCFEPKEKTFLSAPSPMLISYMEELAGEDVTRGIVREALKKLYQGEGK, encoded by the coding sequence ATGAAAGTAGCGGTTTACGGTTTTGGCAATCAGACCTATTACAGAGAAATTTTAAAGGTTCCTGAAACTCTTGGTGGTGAGCCGCCATACGGTGGTTCCAGAATGGCACTTGAATTTGCTCAGGCAGGACACGAAGTTTCACTTGCCGATCCCCGTATTGAAACTATTGATTCATCCTTTAAACAAAAGCTTATCGATGCAGGTATAAAGCTTACAGGCGATGATGTTGAAGCAGCAAAAGATGCTGATGTTGCTGTTCTCTTCACGCCTTTTAGAAGTGGTCTTACCGTGAAGATTGCTGAAAAAATTATTCCTTATCTTGGAAAAGATGCAGTAATTGCGACTACCTGCACAATGCCTGTGCTTGTTCTTGAAACGTCTGTTAAAAATATTCTATTTATGGAAGATAGGGAAGACATTGGTTTTTCAACTCTTCATCCAGCAGCTATTCCGGGAACGCCCCAGCATACTCATTATTTTATTGCTACAAATGAGCTTTTGGAAGAGCAAATTGTTAAACCTGAACAGATAGAGAAGCTTAAAAAGTTAGCAGAGGATACGGGAAAAGAGGCTTATTTAATTCCTGCAGAGCTTATATCTCCTGTTGGTGATATGGGAGTTGTTGCCACAGCCTCAGCAGCAGTTAGTGCTCTTGAGTATTATGCTATTTCAAAGAGTGTTTTGAAGACAACAAAGGCAATGACTGAGTTTCAGCTTGCGCAGGCTTTTCAGGCTGTTTCAAGCATTATTGCAAAGTACGGTATAGAGGGACTTGTAAAGTTTTTAAGTACAGGTGCCCTAAAAAAATCTTTAAAGTCAATGCTATTTGACAAGAAAGTGCAGAAAGTTTCTTTTGCAGCTATGGATTTCCTTGAGAACATTTCTGATGTAGAGGCAGTTATAGGTAGTCTTGACGGTATAGCTTCATGTTTTGAGCCAAAGGAGAAAACTTTCCTTTCGGCACCTTCTCCAATGCTTATATCCTATATGGAAGAGCTTGCCGGTGAAGATGTTACAAGAGGAATTGTAAGAGAAGCACTTAAAAAACTTTATCAGGGTGAAGGAAAATAA
- a CDS encoding [glutamate--ammonia-ligase] adenylyltransferase produces MRYLLEKCRNEYPESWQRALDIIEEGKEKLPNVRRALILVDKLRERFPEGLPDFLQDEFLEDLIKLFSFSQFLGDFFVIHPEFIPELKNIYKKKLSPEDFVVSGWKEGDEAGFKRLIRFHHCLHMGRIVLRDICKMDSLIFLTRDVTLLHDSIMGAAFEFAKSVMEKRYGRPENSDFCIVDMGKASGFELNYSSDLDVIYVYFSRYGKTSGGSYGKLDNHDYFSLLSEYITKLVTETTKDGKCFEIDLRLRPNGTMGPICNDIEALEEYYTAVARPWERFALLKSRPAAGDLKVTGIEFEKLITPFVYRKYIDFTLIEEVLRLKELIKAKVSKKLNKIDVKLGEGGIREIEFIVQAFQIIYGGKNKNIRSRNTLIALDKLRRWGFLTEVEYKTLKESYEFLRQTEHMIQVTHFRQTQTFHPESEEAEELALKMGFSSREVFVSKLRETMDAVHYLFDRFFPTEKKKTLSSLTIEDLRRKEFFEPEEIKRFIDYLFNGKLLSAEAQNQLDLMGDTFIDLIFEMPDSKLCMKNLVSFLEKEEGRIYFLSYLKQINTLKVLLMLLSLKDFFIKRFVETPEIMEYLFDPEGIENPRTVSAVRETFQLLNNDRLSKNLEEVRVVLRKLLGRTDMEAFNKELTNVTDVVLLKIYEEMNPLFAVASLGKFGSKEMNVGSDLDLLFIFQNEKDKEQGIGSIPAFIERLRAFGYEVDTRLRPFGEKGEIGFTIRYMREYFFESARVWERLAYTRFRLITDGVPFREKVISAVDDFLFSVPLCINTWKEIKLMRERLERELGKKSFIKYGKGGIVDSEFIAYTYQLFLGEKIGNVYRVLKKLSDEMGKDFYTVFSLLREAETEKRFYGKYIKFKNAENLMEENRKLYLEFCEWIETLTSTHRK; encoded by the coding sequence ATGAGATATCTCCTTGAAAAGTGCCGAAACGAATATCCAGAAAGCTGGCAAAGGGCACTTGATATTATTGAAGAAGGTAAAGAGAAACTTCCGAATGTTAGGAGAGCCCTTATACTTGTTGATAAACTTAGAGAAAGATTTCCTGAAGGCTTACCCGATTTTTTGCAGGATGAATTTTTAGAAGACCTTATAAAACTTTTCTCTTTTTCTCAATTTTTGGGTGATTTTTTCGTTATCCATCCTGAGTTTATTCCAGAGCTTAAAAATATCTACAAAAAGAAGCTTTCACCTGAGGATTTTGTGGTTTCCGGATGGAAAGAAGGGGACGAAGCGGGCTTTAAACGACTCATAAGATTTCATCACTGTCTTCACATGGGCAGGATTGTTTTGAGAGATATCTGTAAAATGGATTCGCTTATCTTTTTAACGAGAGATGTCACTCTCTTGCACGATTCCATTATGGGGGCGGCTTTTGAATTTGCAAAAAGTGTGATGGAAAAGCGGTATGGAAGGCCTGAAAACAGTGACTTCTGTATCGTTGATATGGGGAAAGCTTCAGGTTTTGAGCTTAACTACTCTTCCGATCTTGACGTTATATACGTTTACTTTTCAAGATACGGTAAGACTTCAGGCGGAAGCTATGGAAAGCTTGATAATCACGATTATTTTTCTCTTCTTTCTGAATACATTACAAAGCTTGTGACGGAAACCACAAAAGATGGAAAATGTTTTGAGATTGATTTAAGACTTCGTCCAAACGGAACAATGGGCCCTATCTGTAACGACATAGAGGCCCTTGAAGAATACTACACTGCTGTGGCAAGACCCTGGGAGCGGTTTGCCCTTCTGAAATCAAGACCTGCTGCTGGTGATTTGAAGGTGACAGGTATTGAGTTTGAGAAATTGATAACACCTTTTGTTTACAGAAAGTACATTGATTTCACTCTTATAGAAGAGGTTTTAAGGCTTAAAGAGCTTATAAAAGCAAAAGTGTCTAAAAAACTGAACAAGATAGATGTTAAACTTGGCGAAGGTGGCATTAGGGAGATAGAGTTTATTGTTCAGGCTTTTCAGATAATTTACGGTGGAAAAAATAAAAACATTCGTTCGCGAAACACACTTATCGCCCTTGATAAGTTGAGACGTTGGGGTTTCCTTACAGAAGTTGAATATAAAACACTGAAAGAGAGCTATGAGTTTTTGAGACAGACAGAACACATGATTCAGGTAACTCACTTTCGTCAGACTCAGACTTTTCATCCAGAAAGTGAAGAGGCAGAAGAACTTGCATTGAAGATGGGCTTTTCAAGCAGAGAAGTTTTTGTCTCTAAGTTAAGAGAGACTATGGATGCTGTTCACTATCTCTTTGACAGGTTTTTCCCGACGGAAAAGAAGAAAACGCTTTCATCTTTAACTATTGAGGACTTAAGACGTAAAGAGTTCTTTGAGCCAGAAGAAATAAAAAGGTTCATAGATTACCTTTTTAACGGAAAATTGCTATCTGCGGAAGCTCAGAATCAATTGGATTTAATGGGTGATACTTTTATAGATCTCATATTTGAGATGCCCGATTCAAAGCTGTGCATGAAGAATCTTGTATCTTTTCTTGAGAAGGAAGAGGGGAGGATCTATTTCCTTTCTTACCTAAAGCAGATAAATACGCTAAAGGTTCTCCTTATGCTTCTTTCTCTTAAAGACTTTTTCATAAAGCGGTTTGTTGAAACGCCGGAGATAATGGAGTATCTCTTTGATCCTGAAGGTATAGAGAATCCCAGAACTGTAAGTGCTGTGAGGGAAACATTTCAACTGTTAAACAACGATAGACTTTCAAAGAATCTTGAAGAGGTTAGGGTTGTATTAAGGAAGCTTCTTGGAAGAACTGATATGGAAGCTTTCAATAAAGAGCTTACAAATGTAACGGACGTTGTTTTACTTAAAATTTATGAAGAGATGAATCCGCTTTTTGCAGTTGCTTCACTGGGGAAGTTTGGAAGCAAAGAGATGAACGTTGGTTCTGATCTTGACCTGCTTTTCATTTTTCAAAATGAGAAGGATAAGGAACAGGGAATCGGTTCTATTCCTGCTTTTATTGAGAGGTTGAGGGCGTTTGGCTATGAGGTTGATACCAGGTTGAGACCTTTTGGTGAAAAAGGAGAGATAGGTTTTACTATTCGTTACATGAGAGAATATTTTTTCGAGTCTGCAAGGGTATGGGAAAGGCTTGCTTATACGCGCTTCAGACTTATTACAGATGGTGTTCCTTTTCGTGAAAAGGTTATTTCTGCCGTTGATGACTTTCTCTTTTCTGTTCCTCTGTGCATCAATACATGGAAAGAGATTAAGTTGATGAGAGAGAGGCTTGAGAGAGAGCTTGGGAAGAAAAGTTTCATTAAATATGGAAAAGGTGGTATTGTGGATTCTGAATTTATAGCTTATACCTATCAGCTCTTTTTGGGAGAGAAGATAGGAAATGTTTACAGGGTGCTTAAAAAGCTGTCTGATGAGATGGGTAAGGACTTTTACACTGTTTTTTCACTTTTGAGGGAGGCAGAAACGGAAAAGAGATTTTACGGCAAGTACATTAAATTTAAAAATGCTGAGAATCTAATGGAAGAAAATAGAAAACTGTATCTGGAGTTTTGTGAATGGATAGAAACTTTAACGAGTACGCACAGGAAATAA
- the rpoN gene encoding RNA polymerase factor sigma-54 produces the protein MEIKPGLQQQLALELKLTPALLQNIELLQLPVLELENLIKDEIEANPLIELEDEVEETHREQKENVESVWDFVVDGGNIFVKDDSEVFDPLTIKASPVSLRDRLLKQAHLEFEKDEFEIARFIIDNLDRKGFLAIPVEEVARSLSVPVDKVESVRKKVMHFDPVGCGAVSLVECLKVQAEELGVADKFIRAIEDMETLRKNRKRFLEKTGLTEEELDEFLNILKHLDPQPGMEAETVRITPDLIVYLEGDKPIVKILKTKTFSFRVNSSYLRSADTEKLKRYLTEKYQRALNLKKAIEQRNATLKAIGEAVFSHQIDFLKRGESAIRPLSYREIAEKLSIHESTISRAVKDKFVETPFGVYPFKVFFRRSVSGTSVDVIKEAIKEIIETEDKRKPLSDSKIATMLGKRGIKIARRTVAKYREEMGIPGAFERKEK, from the coding sequence ATGGAAATAAAACCTGGATTACAGCAGCAGCTTGCTCTTGAGCTTAAACTGACTCCTGCACTCCTTCAGAATATAGAACTTTTGCAGCTTCCTGTGCTTGAGCTTGAAAATCTTATTAAGGATGAGATAGAGGCCAATCCACTTATAGAACTTGAAGATGAGGTAGAGGAAACTCATAGGGAGCAGAAAGAAAATGTTGAGAGTGTCTGGGATTTTGTCGTTGATGGGGGTAACATCTTTGTAAAGGATGATTCGGAAGTTTTTGATCCACTGACTATTAAGGCATCTCCAGTTTCTCTTCGTGATAGGTTGTTAAAACAGGCGCATCTTGAGTTTGAAAAGGATGAGTTTGAGATAGCTCGTTTTATTATTGATAACCTTGATAGGAAGGGTTTTTTAGCCATTCCTGTTGAAGAGGTAGCCCGTTCCCTTTCTGTTCCTGTTGATAAGGTTGAATCTGTCAGGAAAAAAGTTATGCACTTTGACCCTGTCGGTTGCGGTGCTGTTTCTTTAGTTGAATGTCTTAAGGTTCAGGCTGAAGAGCTTGGTGTTGCCGATAAATTTATCAGGGCCATCGAAGATATGGAAACTTTGAGAAAAAACAGGAAGAGGTTTCTTGAAAAGACCGGATTGACCGAAGAAGAATTAGATGAATTTCTCAATATCTTGAAGCATCTTGATCCACAACCCGGGATGGAAGCTGAAACGGTGAGGATTACGCCTGATTTGATTGTCTATCTTGAGGGTGATAAACCGATTGTTAAGATTCTTAAAACTAAAACTTTTAGTTTTAGAGTAAATTCTTCGTACCTTCGTTCTGCCGATACGGAAAAGCTTAAAAGGTATCTTACTGAAAAGTATCAGAGGGCGCTTAACCTGAAAAAGGCTATTGAGCAAAGAAATGCTACTCTTAAAGCCATAGGTGAGGCTGTTTTTTCTCATCAGATAGATTTCCTAAAACGCGGTGAATCTGCTATAAGGCCGTTATCCTATAGGGAAATTGCGGAAAAGCTTTCCATTCATGAATCAACCATAAGTCGCGCTGTAAAGGACAAGTTTGTTGAAACACCTTTTGGAGTTTACCCGTTTAAGGTTTTCTTCAGGCGTTCTGTTTCAGGTACTAGCGTTGATGTTATAAAGGAAGCTATAAAGGAAATTATTGAAACTGAAGATAAGAGGAAGCCTCTCAGTGATTCCAAGATAGCGACTATGCTTGGTAAACGTGGTATTAAGATAGCAAGACGAACTGTTGCAAAGTATAGGGAGGAGATGGGCATTCCCGGTGCTTTTGAGAGGAAAGAAAAATGA
- a CDS encoding KpsF/GutQ family sugar-phosphate isomerase, translating into MSERILKIGKQVLKEEGDALINLSESIGTEFVKAVSILLKTEGRVVLTGMGKSGLICKKIAATLSSTGTPSFYLHPADAVHGDLGMLKGDDTVIAISNSGETAELLNIIPIIKSFGIPTIAITNNPVSSLAKLCDVSLFLNVKKEACPLGLAPMTTTTATLALGDAIAAALMVEKGFKSEDFARFHPGGKLGIRLSRIKDLMRKGEDVPIVSPETTIKDAIYEISSKKLGATLVVENGKLAGILTDGDLRRFFEKGGNISSKVKEAMTVSPKTIEEKAFAEKAIEIMERYKITVLPVVDESGNLKGIIHLHDILGRRI; encoded by the coding sequence GTGAGCGAGAGAATCCTTAAAATCGGAAAGCAGGTACTAAAGGAGGAAGGCGACGCATTAATCAACCTATCAGAAAGCATCGGAACTGAATTTGTTAAAGCCGTAAGTATCCTGCTGAAAACAGAAGGAAGAGTTGTCCTTACAGGAATGGGAAAATCGGGTCTTATATGTAAAAAAATAGCTGCAACGCTCTCAAGCACCGGAACTCCCTCGTTCTACCTCCATCCAGCAGATGCTGTCCATGGAGATCTTGGAATGTTAAAAGGAGACGACACAGTAATAGCCATCTCTAACAGCGGGGAGACTGCAGAACTTTTAAACATTATTCCTATAATAAAAAGCTTTGGAATACCCACAATAGCAATAACGAATAATCCTGTATCTTCCCTTGCAAAACTCTGTGATGTAAGTCTTTTCCTTAATGTAAAAAAGGAAGCGTGTCCATTAGGACTTGCCCCTATGACCACAACGACAGCAACGCTTGCTCTTGGTGACGCAATAGCTGCTGCTCTCATGGTAGAAAAGGGGTTTAAAAGCGAAGACTTTGCAAGGTTCCATCCAGGTGGCAAATTGGGAATCAGACTTTCCAGAATAAAAGATCTGATGAGGAAAGGCGAAGATGTTCCAATAGTTTCTCCCGAAACCACGATAAAAGACGCGATATATGAAATATCGTCAAAAAAGTTAGGTGCAACCTTGGTCGTTGAAAATGGGAAACTTGCAGGAATACTGACTGACGGTGATCTGAGACGGTTCTTTGAAAAGGGTGGCAACATCAGTTCCAAAGTAAAAGAGGCTATGACCGTTTCGCCAAAGACCATTGAAGAAAAGGCATTTGCCGAAAAAGCCATAGAAATAATGGAACGTTACAAGATTACAGTTCTTCCCGTCGTTGATGAATCTGGCAATTTAAAAGGCATCATTCACCTGCACGACATATTGGGTAGGAGGATTTAA
- a CDS encoding HAD-IIIA family hydrolase: MDIKLIILDVDGVLTDGSIYYDSEGREYKRFNVKDGFAIKYALSQGIEIAVITGRTSSMVEKRCKELGIKYVFQNIQDKESVCDELVNRFNITYDEVAYMGDDIPDLPLIKKSGFSGAPIDAVRKVKKEADFVSVYPGGKGAVREFIERIVGEIG, translated from the coding sequence ATGGACATTAAATTAATTATTCTTGACGTTGATGGCGTTCTTACCGACGGTTCCATATACTATGACAGCGAAGGGAGAGAGTACAAAAGATTCAACGTTAAAGACGGCTTCGCGATAAAGTATGCTCTCTCACAGGGAATTGAAATAGCGGTAATCACAGGAAGAACATCCTCAATGGTAGAAAAGCGGTGTAAGGAATTAGGAATAAAATACGTATTTCAAAACATCCAGGATAAAGAGAGTGTTTGTGACGAACTCGTTAACCGTTTTAACATTACCTACGATGAAGTAGCCTACATGGGCGATGATATTCCTGACTTACCCCTGATAAAAAAGTCCGGGTTTTCCGGAGCACCGATTGACGCGGTGAGAAAAGTCAAAAAAGAGGCCGACTTTGTAAGTGTATATCCAGGCGGGAAAGGAGCAGTGAGAGAATTCATAGAGCGGATAGTGGGTGAAATCGGGTGA
- the lptC gene encoding LPS export ABC transporter periplasmic protein LptC: MREKLFRIAVFIGIAGLLPLLLIMLRRDTPPPEVHIKKTKQQIIRDFVFSQEKNNQTEWKLKAPEAKFIDNHITLINPILIVNTKNPVTITAKKAIYYKQENRATFEKVKLKGQDFYAETPKGRFDGKRQIFHSNSNCHVKFLNGYTIEGKNCTINFKTGKVIISKTVKTVIKLSEEK, from the coding sequence GTGAGAGAAAAGCTATTCAGAATTGCCGTTTTTATAGGTATAGCAGGACTGCTTCCCCTGCTCCTTATAATGCTCCGCAGGGATACTCCACCTCCAGAGGTTCATATAAAAAAGACAAAACAACAGATAATAAGGGACTTTGTATTCTCACAAGAAAAAAACAATCAGACTGAATGGAAGCTAAAAGCACCTGAAGCAAAGTTCATAGACAACCACATAACCCTCATAAATCCAATCCTTATCGTTAACACCAAAAATCCTGTTACCATAACAGCTAAAAAAGCTATATACTATAAGCAGGAAAACAGGGCAACCTTTGAAAAGGTTAAACTAAAAGGACAGGATTTTTACGCTGAAACTCCCAAAGGAAGATTTGACGGTAAACGGCAGATTTTCCACTCAAACTCAAACTGCCACGTTAAATTTTTAAACGGATACACAATAGAAGGGAAAAACTGCACCATCAACTTCAAAACGGGAAAGGTTATAATTAGCAAAACGGTAAAAACAGTTATAAAACTTTCGGAGGAGAAATGA
- the lptA gene encoding lipopolysaccharide transport periplasmic protein LptA — protein sequence MIKRLFLAVILVLTLLPHSGFARNTELKNLPIVVEARQLIYDKNKHTAIYIGNVIVQHDKITITGDKLIIHFDKTGKVIEKVEMIGNVTLKSEQGNGKCDRLEYFPAQEKIVLIGNATLKKGKNVIIGDRIVAFKDGNVTVEGIKQKVKTIIFPGETVNATVK from the coding sequence ATGATAAAAAGACTTTTCCTTGCAGTTATCTTGGTTTTAACATTACTACCGCACAGCGGATTTGCAAGAAATACTGAACTTAAAAACCTTCCAATTGTCGTTGAAGCAAGGCAGCTAATCTACGATAAAAACAAACACACAGCAATATATATAGGCAACGTAATTGTTCAACATGACAAAATAACAATTACTGGCGATAAGCTGATTATCCATTTTGATAAAACAGGAAAGGTAATAGAAAAAGTTGAAATGATAGGGAATGTCACATTAAAAAGTGAACAGGGGAATGGAAAATGTGACCGTTTAGAATACTTCCCCGCCCAGGAAAAGATAGTTCTTATAGGAAATGCAACATTAAAGAAAGGGAAAAACGTTATTATAGGTGACAGAATCGTCGCATTTAAGGACGGAAACGTCACAGTGGAAGGTATAAAGCAAAAAGTAAAAACGATTATATTCCCCGGAGAGACAGTAAATGCCACAGTTAAATAA
- the lptB gene encoding LPS export ABC transporter ATP-binding protein → MPQLNKIDLNVLSAVNIKKVYGKRTVVEDVSLKVEEGEVVGLLGPNGAGKTTTFYCIIGLVKPEGGRVFIGEEEITNDPTYIRARKGLSYLPQDASIFRKLTVEENLIAVMEMHNYPKREIEKKTTSLLQEFGIEHLRKNRADTLSGGERRRLEIARALTINPRFLLLDEPFAGVDPIAVADIQELIKSLKHRGIGILITDHNVRETLKIIDRAYIISHGKVLAEGTPEEIAASEIVRKVYLGEEFSL, encoded by the coding sequence ATGCCACAGTTAAATAAAATTGACCTCAACGTTCTCTCAGCAGTTAACATAAAAAAAGTGTACGGAAAGCGAACCGTTGTAGAAGATGTATCGCTAAAGGTTGAAGAGGGCGAAGTTGTAGGCCTATTAGGGCCAAATGGCGCCGGCAAAACTACAACCTTTTACTGCATTATAGGTCTGGTGAAACCGGAAGGCGGAAGAGTCTTCATCGGCGAAGAAGAGATAACAAACGACCCAACATATATAAGGGCGAGAAAAGGGCTTTCCTACCTTCCCCAGGATGCCTCAATATTCAGGAAACTAACCGTTGAAGAGAACCTGATAGCCGTTATGGAAATGCATAACTATCCTAAGAGAGAGATAGAAAAAAAGACAACCTCTCTACTTCAGGAGTTTGGAATAGAACACCTTCGAAAAAATCGAGCAGATACTCTTTCAGGCGGAGAACGTAGAAGACTTGAAATAGCAAGAGCTTTAACGATAAATCCCCGTTTCTTGCTTCTTGACGAACCGTTTGCAGGCGTTGACCCCATCGCAGTCGCCGACATTCAGGAGCTGATAAAAAGCCTGAAACATAGAGGTATTGGAATACTGATAACAGACCACAACGTTAGAGAAACACTTAAAATCATAGACAGAGCTTACATAATAAGTCACGGGAAAGTTTTAGCCGAAGGAACACCTGAAGAGATAGCTGCATCAGAAATTGTTAGAAAAGTCTATTTAGGTGAAGAATTCTCCCTGTGA